In one Alnus glutinosa chromosome 14, dhAlnGlut1.1, whole genome shotgun sequence genomic region, the following are encoded:
- the LOC133857455 gene encoding 2-alkenal reductase (NADP(+)-dependent)-like: protein MEVSNRYITIKTHVDGAPKESHFELKAAALLLSVEPGCSDVIVKNLYVSIDPYQINRMKSQSPSQKAINFAVGITPGEVIDAYGVAKVVASGNPRFEKDDLVVGLITWGDYSVLKEGSMLNKLDTMGFPLTYHVGILGLSGLTAYCGFFEVCKPKKGEKVFVSAASGSVGNLVGQYAKLFGCHVVGCAGSKQKVELLKEKLGFDDAFNYKEETDLKSALKRYFPEGIDIYFDNVGAEMQEAAVANMNTFGRVAVCGVISEYTDAGKRAAPDMLDVVYKRITIRGFLAADFMNVYADCISTTSDHLRTGNMQALEDITPGLENIPSAFIGLFRGDNIGKKVVKIAEE from the exons ATGGAAGTGAGCAACAGGTACATTACAATAAAGACTCATGTTGATGGTGCACCAAAGGAGTCCCACTTTGAGCTCAAGGCCGCAGCTCTTCTTCTTTCAGTTGAGCCTGGGTGCAGTGATGTCATAGTCAAGAATCTCTACGTATCTATTGACCCATACCAGATAAACCGCATGAAGAGCCAAAGTCCGTCTCAGAAAGCCATCAATTTTGCAGTTGGTATAACCCCCGGCGAG GTTATTGATGCTTATGGTGTGGCAAAAGTTGTGGCCTCTGGGAATCCCAGGTTTGAGAAGGATGACTTGGTGGTTGGCCTAATCACTTGGGGAGACTATAGTGTACTAAAAGAAGGAAGCATGTTAAATAAATTGGACACCATGGGATTTCCACTGACTTACCATGTGGGAATTCTAG GGCTTAGTGGATTGACAGCCTATTGTGGATTTTTTGAGGTATGCAAGCCCAAGAAGGGGGAGAAAGTGTTTGTATCAGCAGCTTCTGGATCGGTAGGAAATTTGGTTGGACAGTATGCCAAACTGTTTGGTTGCCATGTTGTTGGCTGTGCTGGAAGCAAGCAAAAG GTAGAGTTGCTCAAAGAAAAGCTTGGATTTGATGATGCATTCAACTACAAAGAAGAAACTGATTTGAAGTCAGCTTTGAAAAG GTACTTCCCAGAAGGAATTGACATATACTTCGACAATGTGGGGGCTGAGATGCAGGAAGCAGCAGTTGCCAACATGAATACCTTCGGCAGAGTTGCTGTTTGTGGGGTTATCTCTGAATACACTGATGCTGGAAAACGAGCTGCTCCAGATATGCTGGATGTTGTGTACAAGCGAATCACAATCCGAGGATTTTTGGCAGCTGATTTTATGAATGTATATGCAGATTGTATATCAACGACCTCGGATCACCTTCGTACGGGTAATATGCAGGCACTTGAAGACATAACACCCGGTTTGGAGAACATCCCCTCTGCTTTCATTGGACTCTTTCGGGGTGACAACATTGGAAAGAAAGTTGTTAAGATTGCAGAGGAGTga